A window from Littorina saxatilis isolate snail1 linkage group LG9, US_GU_Lsax_2.0, whole genome shotgun sequence encodes these proteins:
- the LOC138976822 gene encoding protein zntC-like produces the protein MDLNIAKGECLVIFFLVSIICGTVPLYLVKKCNLKLHDSKRGKTILCYLNCFAGGVFLGTCLLNLLAKGKQEFAEYREAVDFHYPFPFFEVGIGVGFFLVALIEKLAYRLHGGEGGEGGGGRGGETVFEVEVKFPGSGPCRQDSKDVGSRETALCSLDAEKVEGREIILDASIGDGDGVRSSNKLEKSPGKCTHVEKDHDRSEMKVEIHSTEEPGQRAAATVKSDSSVSKLITQPSGNGNGIDSHVNVLEDEEHPQPADERKNKENKDQQCSTTEPLRPNEILNDMNKPKETEADNGDTLRSSTIKQAANNMICSESSQSVNGKSPTSDHGLSGPNPDSDTTMHVNHDGEEEHGTLPNMSTVRVTLLLLAMSFHTIFDGLAVGLQKHTHALWTVLTAIVIHKAIVSTCLGIELASVMQHRPLRAVVSMLLFAIMAPIGVGIGMGVTSGGVDVRAQLLAGSVLQAIATGAFLYVTNMEILGQSMASHDGSVLKVLTAVAGFCAMSGLKVWDDD, from the exons ATGGACCTCAACATCGCCAAAGGCGAGTGCCTCGTCATCTTCTTCCTTGTGTCAATCATCTGCGGCACGGTCCCCCTTTACCTCGTCAAGAAGTGCAACCTCAAGCTTCACGACTCCAAGAGGGGCAAGACTATCCTGTGTTACCTGAACTGCTTCGCTGGCGGCGTCTTTCTCGGCACCTGTCTCTTGAATCTGCTGGCTAAAGGGAAACAAGAGTTTGCGGAATACAGGGAAGCCGTGGATTTCCACTATCCCTTTCCTTTCTTCGAGGTTGGGATCGGAGTGGGCTTCTTCCTTGTGGCTCTGATTGAAAAGCTTGCCTACCGCCTGCATGGTGGTGAagggggagaaggaggagggggcAGGGGAGGCGAGACAGTTTTTGAAGTGGAGGTGAAATTTCCTGGGTCTGGTCCTTGTCGTCAAGATTCAAAGGATGTTGGAAGTCgagaaacagccttgtgtagtCTTGATGCAGAGAAAGTCGAAGGTCGAGAAATCATTCTTGATGCAAGTAtcggtgatggtgatggtgttaGAAGTTCCAACAAACTTGAAAAGTCGCCTGGCAAATGTACCCACGTCGAAAAAGACCATGACAGATCAGAAATGAAAGTGGAGATCCACAGCACGGAAGAACCTGGGCAGAGGGCAGCAGCAACTGTTAAATCTGACTCTTCTGTCAGTAAGCTTATCACGCAACCGTCAGGAAACGGAAACGGAATAGACTCCCATGTTAACGTCTTAGAAGACGAAGAACACCCACAACCAGCTgacgaaagaaaaaacaaggaaaacaaaGACCAGCAGTGCTCTACAACTGAGCCTCTCCGCCCAAACGAGATCCTCAACGACATGAACAAGCCCAAAGAAACTGAAGCCGACAACGGGGACACTCTTCGTTCTTCTACGATCAAACAAGCAGCCAACAACATGATTTGCTCCGAGTCTTCTCAAAGCGTCAACGGAAAATCACCCACCAGTGATCACGGTCTTTCTGGTCCTAACCCTGACAGTGACACCACAATGCACGTGAATCACGATGGTGAGGAAGAGCATGGGACTCTGCCCAACATGTCAACTGTTCGTGTGACGTTGTTGCTGCTGGCTATGTCGTTCCATACGATATTTGACGGGCTCGCCGTAGGTCTTCAGAAGCACACGCATGCCCTGTGGACAGTGCTGACAGCTATCGTTATCCACAAGGCTATTGTGTCCACCTGCTTGG GTATAGAGCTGGCCTCAGTGATGCAGCATCGCCCTCTCCGCGCAGTGGTCTCCATGCTTCTCTTCGCCATCATGGCGCCCATCGGCGTCGGCATTGGCATGGGCGTCACTTCCGGTGGGGTGGATGTGCGCGCGCAGTTGCTGGCCGGAAGCGTTCTCCAGGCTATCGCCACAGGAGCTTTCCTCTACGTCACAAACATGGAGATTCTTGGACAATCTATGGCCAGTCACGACGGATCTGTGCTGAAGGTGCTGACTGCAGTTGCTGGATTTTGTGCAATGTCCGGGCTGAAAGTTTGGGATGATGACTGA
- the LOC138975532 gene encoding sigma intracellular receptor 2-like isoform X2, with the protein MMEVPARVEDYVPRSVLDKVFLGYYLFQIVSTIGLDMQGTLPAFIYPSWLRSLHSHHCETWHDPFLANTWKHPWYFSICMWEYFFHVPFYFVAAFAYYQRINGLDNLRWVRIPTIMYCTQTITATSGIMMMALMEDFSSYNSDHAPSGLFQRLQLAGIYGTFFTFCVFNVLDVLTEKDSSPQQVDNKKRE; encoded by the exons ATGATGGAGGTGCCAGCACGGGTGGAGGACTACGTACCCCGGTCAGTCCTGGACAAGGTGTTTTTGGGGTACTACCTGTTCCAGATCGTGTCCACGATAGGGTTGGACATGCAAGGGACTTTGCCTGCTTTCATTTATCCTTCTTGG CTGCGGTCGCTTCACAGCCACCACTGTGAGACGTGGCATGATCCGTTCTTGGCCAACACGTGGAAACACCCGTGGTACTTCAGCATCTGTATGTGGGAATACTTCTTCCACGTTCCCTTCTACTTCGTCGCTGCCTTCGCATACTACCAAAGAATCAACG GACTGGACAATTTGagatgggttcgaatcccgaccATCATGTACTGCACGCAGACGATAACGGCCACGTCCGGCATAATGATGATGGCTCTGATGGAAGACTTCAGTTCCTACAACTCCGATCACGCTCCATCGGGACTTTTCCAGCGCTTGCAACTGGCTGGAATCTATGGCACGTTCTTTACATTCTGCGTTTTCAATGTGCTGGATGTTCTGACGGAAAAGGACTCTTCGCCGCAACAAGTGGATAACAAGAAACGAGAGTGA
- the LOC138975532 gene encoding sigma intracellular receptor 2-like isoform X1 encodes MKISYQKRDCQASKSLKMRTVFVNVMMEVPARVEDYVPRSVLDKVFLGYYLFQIVSTIGLDMQGTLPAFIYPSWLRSLHSHHCETWHDPFLANTWKHPWYFSICMWEYFFHVPFYFVAAFAYYQRINGLDNLRWVRIPTIMYCTQTITATSGIMMMALMEDFSSYNSDHAPSGLFQRLQLAGIYGTFFTFCVFNVLDVLTEKDSSPQQVDNKKRE; translated from the exons ATGAAGATATCATACCAAAAACGCGATTGCCAAGCGTCGAAGTCTTTGAAAATGCGCACAGTGTTTGTGAAT GTAATGATGGAGGTGCCAGCACGGGTGGAGGACTACGTACCCCGGTCAGTCCTGGACAAGGTGTTTTTGGGGTACTACCTGTTCCAGATCGTGTCCACGATAGGGTTGGACATGCAAGGGACTTTGCCTGCTTTCATTTATCCTTCTTGG CTGCGGTCGCTTCACAGCCACCACTGTGAGACGTGGCATGATCCGTTCTTGGCCAACACGTGGAAACACCCGTGGTACTTCAGCATCTGTATGTGGGAATACTTCTTCCACGTTCCCTTCTACTTCGTCGCTGCCTTCGCATACTACCAAAGAATCAACG GACTGGACAATTTGagatgggttcgaatcccgaccATCATGTACTGCACGCAGACGATAACGGCCACGTCCGGCATAATGATGATGGCTCTGATGGAAGACTTCAGTTCCTACAACTCCGATCACGCTCCATCGGGACTTTTCCAGCGCTTGCAACTGGCTGGAATCTATGGCACGTTCTTTACATTCTGCGTTTTCAATGTGCTGGATGTTCTGACGGAAAAGGACTCTTCGCCGCAACAAGTGGATAACAAGAAACGAGAGTGA